Proteins co-encoded in one Ananas comosus cultivar F153 linkage group 15, ASM154086v1, whole genome shotgun sequence genomic window:
- the LOC109721057 gene encoding purine-uracil permease NCS1-like yields the protein MTGGRASWSELRPTRAGQRTATAVEFAGLWVGLAVGVPSYYIAGALVEKGMAWYQALGVVVLAKSLLLLPLLLLSHPGARYGLPFPVLARASFGPLAAHLPSLLRALVAAGWFGIESWIGAEALLLLLPSSYRVGVSYAVSFVLFIAIQLLLVLKGMRGIRALEKYSAPVLIFLAVTLLIWAYVWAGGFGPMLSLPPRLSPGEFWALFFPSLTANVGSWAAVALTISDFTRFARSQADHILGQLGLPLFMGSFAFVGLAVTSATQTIFGRIISDPVQLAAHINGGPLVRLFVVSGLVLAIVTTNIPANIVGPANILMGLSPKWFTFRRGALVTAVLSVGFQPWRIYGNADRFVYAWLVSYSAVMGPIAGIILTDYFVLRRTVLDVEGLYETGPGGPYYYYRGCNLVALFTMVVTVGPTIPGFLHKVGVVGPIPEALVFIYNVGWFFGFFSSALVYAALSYLCGRCGVGGKAEATATYSPTLTGPLLAE from the exons ATGACGGGGGGGAGGGCGTCGTGGTCAGAGTTGCGGCCGACGAGGGCGGGGCAGCggacggcgacggcggtggaGTTCGCGGGGCTGTGGGTGGggctggcggtgggcgtgccgtcgTACTACATCGCGGGGGCGCTGGTGGAGAAGGGGATGGCGTGGTACCAGGCGCTGGGCGTGGTGGTGCTGGCCAagtccctcctcctcctccccctcctcctcctctcccaccCGGGCGCCCGCTACGGCCTCCCCTTCCCCGTCCTCGCCCGCGCCTCCTTCGGCCCCCTCGCCGCCCacctcccctccctcctccgcgccctcgtcgccgccggCTGGTTCG GCATCGAGTCCTGGATCGGCGCGGaggcgctcctcctcctcctcccttccTCTTACCGCGTCGGCGTTTCCTACGCCGTCTCCTTCGTGCTCTTCATTGCTATCCAGCTCCTCCTCGTACTGAAAGGCATGCGCGGAATCCGCGCCCTAGAGAAGTACTCTGCACCTGTCCTCATATTCTTGGCCGTGACTTTATTAATTTGGGCCTACGTTTGGGCCGGGGGCTTCGGCCCAATGCTGTCGCTCCCGCCACGGCTCAGCCCGGGCGAATTCTGGGCCCTCTTTTTTCCGTCGCTGACCGCAAACGTCGGCAGCTGGGCCGCTGTCGCCCTCACCATCTCGGACTTCACCCGCTTCGCCCGGTCGCAGGCCGACCACATCCTCGGCCAGCTGGGCCTCCCCCTCTTCATGGGCTCCTTCGCCTTTGTGGGCCTCGCCGTCACCTCCGCCACCCAGACCATCTTCGGCCGCATCATCTCCGACCCGGTCCAGCTCGCGGCCCACATTAACGGGGGCCCGTTAGTGAGGTTGTTCGTAGTGAGTGGATTAGTTTTGGCCATCGTCACAACCAACATCCCCGCGAACATAGTGGGCCCCGCGAACATACTAATGGGCCTCAGCCCAAAATGGTTCACGTTCCGGCGCGGGGCCCTTGTAACGGCCGTCCTAAGTGTCGGGTTCCAGCCGTGGAGGATCTACGGCAATGCGGATAGATTTGTGTATGCTTGGCTCGTGAGCTACTCCGCGGTGATGGGGCCCATCGCGGGGATCATTCTCACCGACTACTTTGTGCTCCGGCGCACCGTGCTGGACGTCGAGGGCCTCTACGAGACGGGCCCAGGGGGCCCATATTATTACTACAGGGGCTGCAATTTAGTGGCCCTGTTCACTATGGTGGTGACCGTGGGGCCCACAATTCCGGGATTCCTCCACAAGGTGGGAGTGGTGGGGCCCATCCCCGAGGCCCTGGTGTTCATCTACAACGTGGGTTGGTTCTTCGGGTTCTTCTCCTCCGCACTCGTTTATGCGGCGCTCTCGTATTTATGCGGACGCTGCGGAGTAGGTGGAAAGGCCGAGGCCACTGCCACTTATTCACCGACACTAACGGGCCCACTTTTGGCAGAgtga
- the LOC109721770 gene encoding flavonoid 3'-monooxygenase-like, producing MAPFLLLLFTILLSFSLYYLFFSKKRSCALRLPPGPKGWPILGNLPQLGPKPHHTLRTLSEAHGPLFRLRFGSVDVVVASSAAVAAQFLKAHDANFSNRPPNSGAEHIAYSYRDLVFAPYGARWRALRKLCALHLFSGKALDDLRPIRAHEVGLMVRSLARWPGGSGGGSSAAAAAAVNVGEAANICATNALARALLGRPVFEEREEAREFKEMVVELMRLAGVFNVGDFVPWIAWLDPQGVVKKMKRLHRRYDEFLDRLIAERRREEAVGGGDFLGVLLSLTDQEPAGGQEEGRITDTDVKALLLNLFTAGTDTSSSTVEWALAELIRHPEILKQAQLELDSVVGRTRIVSESDLPNLPTLQAIIKETFRLHPSTPLSLPRIAAEACEIDGYCIPKRATLLVNVWAIARDPAIWPDPLEFRPARFLPGGRHENVDVKGSDFELIPFGAGRRICAGLSLGLRMVQLMTATLVHAFDWTLPDGQPPEKLDMEEAYGLTLQRAAPLVARPVPRLLPEAYVSIMQ from the exons ATGGCCCcgtttctccttctcctcttcactattttgctttctttttctctctactaTCTCTTCTTCTCTAAGAAGAGAAGTTGCGCGCTTCGTCTTCCGCCGGGCCCGAAGGGCTGGCCCATTTTGGGCAACTTGCCGCAGCTCGGCCCAAAACCCCACCACACTCTCCGCACGCTCTCCGAGGCCCACGGCCCGCTCTTCCGCCTCCGGTTCGGCTCCGTCGACGTCGtcgtcgcctcctccgccgccgtcgcagCCCAGTTCCTGAAGGCCCATGACGCCAACTTCTCCAACCGCCCTCCGAACTCCGGAGCTGAGCACATCGCTTATAGCTACCGG GACCTGGTCTTTGCGCCCTACGGTGCGCGGTGGCGTGCACTCCGCAAGCTCTGCGCGCTCCACCTCTTCTCCGGGAAGGCCCTCGACGACCTGCGGCCGATCAGGGCGCATGAAGTAGGCTTGATGGTCCGGTCCCTCGCCCGCTGGCCGGGTGGCAGCGGCGGAGGatcatcggcggcggcggcggcggcggtcaaCGTCGGCGAGGCCGCGAACATATGTGCGACAAACGCGCTGGCGCGGGCTCTGCTGGGGCGGCCGGTGTTCGAGGAGCGGGAGGAGGCGCGGGAGTTCAAGGAGATGGTGGTGGAGCTGATGCGGCTCGCGGGGGTGTTCAACGTCGGCGACTTCGTGCCGTGGATCGCGTGGTTGGACCCGCAGGGGGTAGTCAAGAAGATGAAGCGACTGCATCGGAG GTACGACGAGTTTCTAGACAGGCTCATTGCGGagcggcggcgggaggaggCCGTGGGGGGCGGGGATTTTCTCGGCGTGCTGCTGAGCTTGACAGATCAGGAGCCGGCAGGAGGACAGGAGGAGGGGAGGATTACGGATACGGATGTCAAGGCTCTGCTTCTG AATTTGTTCACTGCTGGGACTGATACCTCATCTAGCACCGTCGAATGGGCCTTAGCGGAGCTAATCCGCCACCCGGAAATCCTCAAACAGGCccagctcgagctcgactcggtCGTGGGCCGGACCCGGATCGTGTCGGAGTCCGACCTCCCGAACCTCCCCACATTGCAGGCCATCATCAAAGAGACGTTCCGGCTCCACCCGTCGACGCCGCTCTCCCTCCCCCGCATCGCCGCCGAGGCGTGCGAGATCGACGGCTACTGCATTCCTAAGCGGGCCACGCTCCTCGTCAACGTATGGGCCATCGCCCGCGACCCGGCTATATGGCCCGACCCGCTCGAATTCCGCCCGGCCCGATTTCTCCCGGGCGGGCGCCACGAGAACGTGGATGTTAAAGGGAGTGACTTTGAGCTCATACCGTTCGGGGCCGGACGGAGGATTTGCGCGGGTTTGAGCTTAGGACTGCGTATGGTGCAGCTCATGACGGCTACGCTTGTACATGCCTTTGATTGGACTCTACCGGACGGGCAACCGCCGGAGAAGTTGGATATGGAAGAAGCCTATGGGCTCACATTGCAACGGGCTGCGCCTTTAGTGGCGCGCCCCGTGCCTAGGCTTCTTCCGGAAGCATACGTATCGATTATgcaataa